In Quercus robur chromosome 11, dhQueRobu3.1, whole genome shotgun sequence, the following proteins share a genomic window:
- the LOC126707223 gene encoding uncharacterized protein LOC126707223, which translates to MSGSGNPQLYRPHDVFTAMGRCWVLEDEFSYPINPNLRNSAYVHNTMRQEWAWLFREQQIFYDELVGFKLPVPRRLASQMPRDSIDELRKALNRIREENNRMKIRLNRYRTQVEIRESVQEGWYEHAQFMQSLLADPIYQSDVEMSDEE; encoded by the coding sequence ATGTCTGGTTCTGGCAACCCACAACTCTATAGGCCTCATGATGTGTTCACTGCTATGGGTCGTTGTTgggtattggaagatgagttcAGCTATCCAATCAATCCAAATTTGCGAAATAGTGCTTACGTTCACAATACCATGAGACAGGAGTGGGCTTGGTTATTTCGTGaacaacaaatattttatgatgagttggttgGTTTTAAGTTGCCAGTGCCTCGGCGACTCGCATCACAAATGCCCAGAGACAGCATCGACGAACTTCGTAAAGCATTGAAccgcataagagaagaaaataatcgaatgaaGATACGTCTTAATCGATATCGGACCCAAGTCGAGATTCGAGAGTCAGTGCAGGAAGGGTGGTACGAGCATGCACAGttcatgcaatcacttcttgctgatcccatttatcagtcaGACGTGGAGATGTCAGATGAAGAGTAA
- the LOC126705070 gene encoding B3 domain-containing protein At4g01580-like, with amino-acid sequence MASQWRRDNDDGPADRSPHFFKIILPNAVQEGKLRIPDKFVQKFGVDLSDMAFLTIPNGRKWKVKLTQHAGGVWFQNGWSEFASSHGVAVGHLLVFKYEGNSQFHVLIFDATAIEIDYTLDDELQVHRIEDDESDDSSVEIIKHFYRGEGSGLNVTLL; translated from the exons ATGGCTTCTCAATGGCGGAGAGACAACGACGATGGTCCTGCTGATCGGTCCCCACATTTTTTCAAGATTATTCTGCCGAATGCTGTTCAGGAAGGAAAGCTT CGGATTCCAGATAAGTTCGTGCAGAAATTTGGAGTGGACCTGTCAGATATGGCCTTTCTCACTATTCCAAATGGTAGAAAATGGAAAGTCAAGTTGACACAACATGCTGGGGGGGTTTGGTTTCAAAATGGTTGGTCCGAATTTGCAAGCTCTCATGGTGTAGCAGTGGGGCACTTGCTGGTTttcaaatatgaaggaaattcacaGTTTCATGTACTCATATTTGATGCCACTGCAATAGAAATAGACTATACTTTAGACGACGAACTCCAAGTTCATAGGATCGAAgatgatgagagtgatgatAGCTCTGTTGAAATCATCAAACACTTTTATAGGGGAGAGGGTTCAGGTTTGAATGTTACACTTTTGTAA
- the LOC126705071 gene encoding uncharacterized protein LOC126705071 produces MGCHCFYVYYDGEQYFHDLHGLSYKGESVKQKFIELKWGTHLRKMHRKIMEALRLDKESHKISIVYRAPQILVSTQVVYNSNLLGCDADVDMMWAVIKRTPQFIASDLYVTVEAVGFHGSASSQHASGVEEPHSLSVDVHPPFAYATPFPYNTQPCSAVDHLDNTEVVGATNTHDVGGSTHTYEHVQVDMDGGIDIDASRDVYEEFIDTDGPVDDAEVLDVPLIENNEEDCLTTVPIPEWFTSNTWDNINDPSPALGTGHLTSWHKDDHPARGMLFKNKASVQYVLTLYSVEHNKQYKVIKSDTNRLVVRCKNEACLWSIRANCSKKHGMWVISTCKGPHSCSSLQLPTDGRMMDSKFISIALEKYVWEDLTRKVRDLRSMLHARHGHDVTMYKVWEAKQKAVARIYGDFDESYAELPRFLAALSDADPDTVTTLKCDPNVPGTCIFNSAFWAFGPCIKGFRHCRPVISIDATHLYGKYKGKLLIAMATDGNNKVYPLAFAVVESESTETWGWFLACLLTYVTDRTNLCIISDRHRGIQSCFDDTTRGYLQPPLTHHRYCLRHLVSNVNTNFNSVPLKNLVWNAATANQVRKFENTMDCIKNVNPAAYDYLKEVNQEKWTLVHDHGHRYGAMTTNLSECFNGVLKGARSLPITAMVKFTFYKVNSYFDERRNKTLEKLEEGQVWCKYAYDKFEENQEKAKLHIVRRMSAQQRLYTVETQSSLLNTGGGDHTHRVSLIDMTCTCGKWEANKIPCSHLIAVYAKHNHDATEYMDHFYRLEERYHSYEPIFQPLKDRLEWPEPAERRTVMPNQRLICEKGRPKSTRIRNEMDDEDRELPTSLWIENGPKLKCGLCRQEGHNRRTCPTRNVASTSHGAM; encoded by the coding sequence ATGGGTTGTCACTGCTTCTACGTTTACTATGATGGGGAACAGTATTTCCATGACTTGCATGGGCTGTCCTATAAAGGCGAGTCAGTGAAGCAGAAGTTCATTGAGTTGAAATGGGGAACACACTTGAGAAAAATGCACCGGAAGATAATGGAAGCTCTACGGTTGGACAAGGAGTCACATAAGATATCCATTGTGTACCGTGCCCCCCAGATACTTGTGAGTACTCAGGTTGTCTACAACTCAAATCTGTTGGGTTGCGATGCTGACGTGGACATGATGTGGGCAGTGATTAAGCGGACCCCCCAGTTCATAGCGTCCGACTTGTATGTAACTGTTGAGGCTGTTGGGTTCCATGGTAGTGCAAGTTCACAGCATGCCAGTGGGGTGGAAGAGCCACACTCATTGTCGGTTGACGTGCATCCTCCCTTTGCCTATGCCACGCCTTTCCCCTACAATACTCAACCATGTAGTGCGGTTGATCATTTGGACAACACCGAAGTGGTGGGCGCCACCAATACACATGATGTGGGAGGGTCTACTCACACATATGAGCATGTCCAAGTTGATATGGACGGGGGAATTGATATTGATGCCAGCCGAGATGTGTATGAAGAGTTCATTGATACTGATGGACCAGTGGACGACGCGGAGGTCTTAGATGTACCACTGATCGAAAATAACGAGGAGGATTGCCTTACAACAGTTCCTATCCCAGAATGGTTCACATCAAACACATGGGACAATATTAATGACCCATCACCTGCATTGGGTACAGGACATCTTACAAGTTGGCATAAAGATGACCACCCAGCAAGGGGGATGCTATTCAAGAATAAAGCCTCTGTTCAATATGTGTTGACCCTCTACTCTGTGGAGCATAATAAGCAATACAAGGTCATCAAGTCTGACACCAATAGGCTGGTAGTGCGGTGTAAGAATGAGGCATGTCTGTGGTCAATTCGGGCCAATTGCAGCAAGAAGCACGGGATGTGGGTTATCAGTACATGTAAGGGTCCCCATAGTTGCTCATCCCTCCAGCTACCAACTGATGGGCGGATGATGGATTCAAAGTTCATCTCCATTGCACTTGAGAAGTATGTATGGGAAGACCTAACCCGAAAGGTAAGGGACTTGCGTAGTATGTTGCATGCAAGGCATGGGCATGATGTAACTATGTACAAGGTTTGGGAAGCCAAACAGAAGGCAGTTGCACGTATTTACGGGGATTTTGACGAGTCGTACGCAGAATTGCCACGATTTCTAGCTGCATTGTCTGATGCAGATCCGGATACTGTGACCACATTAAAGTGTGACCCCAATGTCCCGGGGACTTGTATATTCAACTCCGCGTTTTGGGCTTTCGGTCCGTGTATTAAAGGGTTTAGGCATTGCAGGCCGGTGATAAGCATAGATGCAACGCACCTTTATGGCAAGTACAAAGGAAAGCTGTTGATAGCAATGGCAACAGATGGTAACAACAAGGTTTATCCACTCGCATTTGCCGTTGTCGAAAGCGAGAGCACGGAGACATGGGGATGGTTCTTGGCATGCCTGTTGACCTATGTTACAGACCGCACCAATTTGTGTATAATATCCGACAGGCATCGTGGGATACAATCATGCTTCGATGACACCACTAGGGGCTACTTGCAACCGCCCTTAACCCATCACCGGTATTGCCTCCGCCATTTAGTAAGCAATGTTAACACTAACTTCAATAGTGTGCCGTTGAAGAACTTGGTATGGAACGCAGCAACTGCGAATCAAGTTAGGAAGTTTGAGAACACCATGGATTGCATCAAGAATGTCAACCCGGCTGCGTACGACTATCTTAAGGAGGTAAATCAAGAAAAGTGGACACTTGTACATGACCATGGGCACCGAtatggggcaatgacaaccaacctATCAGAGTGCTTCAATGGGGTACTTAAGGGCGCACGTAGCTTGCCCATAACTGCAATGGTGAAGTTTACATTTTACAAGGTGAACTCATACTTTGATGAACGTCGAAACAAAACCCTAGAGAAGTTGGAAGAGGGGCAAGTGTGGTGCAAATATGCCTATGACAAGTTCGAGGAAAATCAAGAGAAGGCGAAGCTCCATATTGTTAGAAGGATGAGTGCGCAACAACGGTTATATACAGTGGAGACACAGTCTTCACTGTTGAACACTGGCGGGGGAGATCACACCCATAGGGTTTCCCTCATAGACATGACATGCACGTGCGGCAAATGGGAAGCAAACAAGATCCCTTGTTCCCACTTGATAGCAGTTTATGCCAAACACAACCACGATGCCACTGAGTATATGGATCATTTCTACCGCCTTGAAGAACGGTATCACAGCTATGAGCCTATATTCCAACCACTAAAAGATAGGTTAGAATGGCCGGAGCCAGCAGAAAGGAGAACCGTGATGCCAAACCAGCGGTTGATCTGTGAAAAGGGTCGGCCCAAGTCCACGAGAATCCGCAATGAGATGGATGACGAGGATAGGGAGTTGCCAACCTCATTGTGGATTGAGAATGGACCAAAGTTGAAGTGTGGGTTGTGTCGCCAAGAGGGTCATAACCGTCGTACATGTCCAACTCGAAATGTGGCTTCAACAAGCCATGGTGCTATGTAG
- the LOC126707224 gene encoding uncharacterized protein LOC126707224, whose amino-acid sequence MTKFMRINGRTNSFVANHLSESLQCLASTLRRWRSGQPSKSWEAHKAAIQALIKLPSGELVTGSSDTTLKLWRGSKCTHTFVGHTDQI is encoded by the exons ATGACGAAGTTTATGCGGATCAATGGCAGAACCAACTCCTTTGTAGCAAATCATTTATCCGAGTCTCTACAATGCTTGGCTAG CACATTAAGACGTTGGAGAAGTGGCCAACCTTCAAAATCCTGGGAGGCTCATAAGGCAGCAATCCAAGCACTCATAAAGCTGCCTTCAGGCGAGCTTGTTACAG GTTCAAGTGATACAACTTTAAAACTTTGGAGAGGAAGCAAAtgtacacatacttttgttgGGCATACAg ATCAAATATAG
- the LOC126707222 gene encoding serine/threonine-protein phosphatase 7 long form homolog, whose product MGALLFMDRSADRVSLLPLQLLNPVSNARRYSWGSAALAWLYRQLCGASKKDAMQIGGALLLVQLWAYSRFPQLCPVVRPPLPPVHSGPLAIRWSGPKCTAEHATHVLAAYRASLATVRAEQIVWEPYTHTLGSLPAYCTAGQHIWRAEVPLIFFWIVEWHHPERVLRQFGMKQPVPSVVDTSTTLHKISLQGK is encoded by the exons ATGGGGGCCCTCTTGTTCATGGACAGGTCTGCGGACCGGGTCTCACTGCTGCCTCTGCAGTTGCTCAACCCAGTCAGCAATGCGAGACGGTATAGCTGGGGTAGTGCAGCATTGGCCTGGCTGTATAGGCAACTTTGTGGTGCATCGAAGAAGGATGCGATGCAGATTGGAGGAGCACTCTTGTTGGTGCAGCTATGGGCCTATTCAAGGTTCCCACAATTATGCCCTGTTGTGAGGCCGCCTCTACCGCCAGTGCACTCAGGGCCCCTTGCCATTAG GTGGAGCGGGCCAAAATGCACCGCAGAGCATGCCACACACGTCCTTGCTGCGTACCGGGCGTCACTGGCTACAGTACGGGCCGAGCAG ATTGTATGGGAGCCGTACACGCATACGCTAGGCTCCCTACCTGCGTATTGCACTGCTGGGCAGCATATTTGGAGGGCCGAGGTGCCGTTGATATTCTTTTGGATAGTGGAGTGGCATCATCCTGAGCGAGTCCTCCGTCAGTTTGGGATGAAGCAACCAGTTCCAAGTGTCGTGGATACGTCGACTACCCTTCACAAGATATCCCTTCAGGGTAAATGA
- the LOC126705072 gene encoding serine/threonine-protein phosphatase 7 long form homolog, with amino-acid sequence MQALDRVRPGPDVDTQLAQQPNHRSSPLWRCAADEEAPGMIKVRRRKCVLPQGGLDPRIMQHIDAAGLTGLFKVPDMEVDHALITALVERWRPETHTFHLPHGEMGITLQDMEVMLGLPVDGLPVTGKADYKWSELCEQLLGHKPPPPIPNLNKSTLAGARIRYTWLDA; translated from the exons ATGCAGGCACTAGATAGAGTGCGGCCTGGACCCGATGTGGATACCCAGTTGGCCCAGCAGCCGAATCATCGGTCAAGTCCACTTTGGAGGTGCGCCGCTGACGAG GAGGCGCCTGGCATGATAAAGGTTCGACGCCGTAAATGTGTATTGCCACAGGGTGGGTTAGATCCACGTATCATGCAACACATAGATGCAGCAGGGTTGACTGGTTTATTCAAGGTTCCTGATATGGAGGTCGACCACGCCTTGATCACGGCGTTGGTTGAGCGGTGGCGTCCAGAGACGCACACGTTCCACTTACCCCATGGAGAAATGGGTATCACCTTGCAAGATATGGAGGTGATGCTGGGGCTTCCGGTGGATGGGTTGCCTGTCACTGGGAAGGCAGACTACAAATGGAGTGAGCTGTGCGAACAGTTGTTGGGCCATAAACCTCCACCCCCGATACCAAACTTAAACAAGTCTACCCTTGCTGGGGCGAGGATAAGATACACCTGGCTTGATGCATAG